A section of the Acidobacterium capsulatum ATCC 51196 genome encodes:
- a CDS encoding M3 family metallopeptidase has product MTAAENQSTHPQSTHPWNPSGRPSGNASGQPALTPHALDEWVAARLAAYQGAIDRLLAVEGPRTPENSLRAYDEAVAELGLTGSQVGLLDSVYPDKAIRDKAQELSQKIAQVGVLLGLNRQVYEALAAIPLDGLDAATRHYLERTLLQYRLSGVDKDDATRQQLQALQEKATLAALTFGRNVQESANLVIVEDAAELDGLPPDFLAAHPAATEGEHKGKIVLTTDFPDYLPVMTFARSGDLRRRMQLAYNTRAYPQNRQILLDLLTTRREIANLLGFETWADLATADQMMESAANMQAFLDELAAATKEGAEREYAMILDFARRQQPGLEQIDAASRAYWLEQYRRSAFDFDSQAVRPYFPYERVQAGVLATAEKLFRVEFRPIAQPDVWHPSVTAWEVHEAGQLVGRFYLDMHPREGKDKWFSAHPLIPGVAGRQLPEAALICNFPEPKPGAPALLQYSDVVTYFHEFGHLMHALLGGRQRWAGQSGIATEGDFVEVPSQLLEEFFRDPALLASFAHHYQTNEPIPAALVERMNRAGAFGRADWVRTQIYYTTYSLETHRIPPAELDPDQLLEDLYRRFLPYRWLDGNKMYASFTHLVGYSSNYYTYLYDKVIALDFFDQFPRTELLDPATAQRYRNTVLEAGGSMPGKQIVEAFLGRKQSMQAFTEWVGEEFEAVEAAS; this is encoded by the coding sequence ATGACTGCTGCCGAAAACCAAAGTACCCACCCCCAAAGCACCCATCCCTGGAACCCGTCCGGCCGCCCGTCCGGCAACGCTTCTGGCCAGCCCGCGCTCACCCCCCACGCGCTCGATGAATGGGTCGCCGCGCGCCTGGCCGCCTATCAGGGGGCCATTGACCGCCTGTTGGCGGTCGAAGGGCCGCGCACGCCTGAAAACTCGCTGCGTGCCTACGATGAGGCCGTGGCCGAGCTGGGCCTCACCGGCTCGCAGGTGGGCCTGCTCGACAGCGTGTATCCAGACAAGGCCATCCGCGACAAGGCGCAGGAGCTCTCGCAAAAAATTGCTCAGGTCGGCGTTCTGCTCGGCCTCAATCGCCAGGTGTATGAGGCGCTGGCCGCCATTCCGCTCGACGGGCTTGATGCCGCCACGCGCCATTACCTTGAGCGCACCCTGCTCCAGTACCGCCTCTCGGGCGTGGACAAGGACGATGCCACCCGCCAGCAGCTCCAGGCCCTGCAGGAGAAAGCGACCCTCGCCGCACTCACCTTTGGCCGCAATGTGCAGGAGTCGGCCAATCTGGTCATCGTCGAAGACGCCGCCGAGCTCGACGGCCTGCCACCGGACTTTCTCGCCGCTCATCCTGCGGCCACCGAGGGCGAGCACAAGGGCAAAATCGTTCTGACCACTGACTTTCCTGACTATCTGCCCGTCATGACCTTTGCCCGCTCAGGCGATCTGCGCCGCCGCATGCAGTTGGCCTACAACACACGCGCCTATCCGCAGAACCGCCAGATTTTGCTGGATCTGCTCACCACGCGCCGCGAAATCGCCAATCTGCTCGGCTTTGAGACCTGGGCCGACCTGGCCACGGCGGACCAGATGATGGAGTCAGCCGCCAACATGCAGGCCTTTCTCGATGAGCTGGCCGCCGCCACCAAAGAGGGTGCCGAACGCGAATACGCCATGATTCTGGACTTCGCGCGCCGCCAGCAGCCCGGCCTTGAACAGATCGACGCTGCCTCCCGCGCCTATTGGCTCGAGCAGTACCGCCGCTCGGCCTTTGACTTCGACTCCCAGGCCGTCCGGCCCTACTTCCCCTATGAGCGCGTGCAGGCGGGCGTCCTCGCCACAGCCGAGAAGCTCTTCCGCGTCGAGTTCCGTCCCATCGCCCAACCCGATGTCTGGCACCCCTCTGTCACCGCGTGGGAGGTCCACGAAGCCGGCCAGCTTGTCGGCCGCTTCTACCTCGACATGCACCCCCGCGAGGGCAAGGATAAGTGGTTCTCCGCCCACCCGCTCATTCCCGGCGTCGCGGGCCGCCAGTTGCCCGAGGCCGCGCTCATCTGCAACTTCCCTGAGCCGAAGCCGGGCGCGCCCGCGCTTCTGCAGTACTCCGACGTCGTGACCTACTTCCACGAGTTCGGCCATCTCATGCACGCCCTTCTGGGGGGACGCCAGCGGTGGGCGGGCCAGAGCGGCATCGCCACGGAAGGCGACTTTGTGGAAGTGCCCTCGCAGCTATTGGAGGAGTTCTTCCGCGACCCGGCCCTGCTGGCCAGCTTCGCGCATCACTACCAGACCAACGAGCCCATCCCCGCCGCCCTGGTGGAGCGCATGAACCGCGCCGGAGCCTTTGGCCGTGCCGACTGGGTGCGCACGCAGATCTACTACACCACCTACTCGCTCGAAACGCACCGCATTCCGCCGGCCGAGCTCGACCCCGACCAGTTGCTTGAGGATCTCTACCGCCGCTTCCTGCCCTACCGGTGGCTCGACGGCAACAAGATGTACGCGAGCTTCACACACCTGGTCGGCTACTCGTCGAACTACTACACCTACCTCTATGACAAGGTGATCGCGCTCGACTTCTTCGACCAATTCCCGCGCACTGAACTGCTCGATCCGGCCACGGCGCAGCGGTACCGCAACACGGTCCTCGAGGCCGGCGGCTCCATGCCCGGCAAGCAGATTGTCGAAGCCTTTCTGGGCCGCAAGCAAAGCATGCAGGCCTTCACCGAATGGGTCGGGGAAGAGTTTGAGGCTGTGGAAGCTGCAAGTTAG
- a CDS encoding DUF6580 family putative transport protein: MSAFLWVIAAVMSRVIPHPWFSFTAVGAGLLFFGAKRSLRWMWIPVLALAATDYYLTVFAYNYAFHVNDYLVTWAWYAAVVVLGALLLSKKVTALRVGSGAVLASTSFFAVSNYAVWVGSGMYPHTLAGLMTCFAAGLPFYRNDLASTLVFSALAFGLPVLGRKLAEIRHAGQHAAL, translated from the coding sequence ATGTCAGCATTTCTCTGGGTGATTGCCGCGGTCATGAGCCGCGTGATTCCACATCCGTGGTTCAGCTTTACGGCTGTGGGCGCGGGTCTGCTCTTTTTCGGCGCAAAGCGCTCGCTGCGCTGGATGTGGATTCCGGTGCTGGCGCTGGCCGCGACGGACTACTACCTGACGGTGTTTGCGTATAACTATGCCTTCCACGTGAACGACTACCTGGTGACGTGGGCTTGGTACGCAGCCGTGGTGGTGCTGGGCGCGCTGCTGCTCAGCAAGAAGGTCACCGCGCTGCGCGTGGGCTCGGGCGCGGTGCTGGCCTCGACGTCATTCTTTGCCGTGAGCAACTACGCGGTTTGGGTGGGTTCGGGGATGTATCCGCACACGCTGGCGGGCCTGATGACCTGCTTTGCCGCGGGACTGCCGTTCTATCGCAACGATCTGGCCTCGACGCTGGTGTTTTCAGCGCTCGCCTTCGGGCTGCCGGTGCTGGGCCGCAAGCTGGCCGAGATCCGTCACGCCGGACAGCACGCGGCGCTGTAA
- a CDS encoding metal-dependent hydrolase, whose protein sequence is MEPVTHLLTGACLSRAGFNRKTAYATAALVLAAEAPDIDMLWEVRGPVATLQHHRGITHTLVAAPFMALLVVAVFWLWHQWRGKPGKAGLAPRWGWLWLGAFVADLSHLLLDFTNNYGLRPFFPFDKHWYAWSIVSIFDPYIFAALLLALLIPALLKLTDQEIGDRRKRFRGRGWAWTALIFMLLYWAVRNGEHEHALALLRNNNDLPVPVSRVAAEPRMFDPFVWKGLLETSAAYRTAQVKTLDDQITIADAPVYKPAETPVLEAAKQSYLGRVYLDWAKWPLVEDMGEVAIPGEPAPPKGQDWHAVEFRDLRYTSTAAALGLNEGAGAGRQAPLSGWVYVDVTHGMQPEVEAMYMDGREQK, encoded by the coding sequence ATGGAACCTGTGACTCATCTGCTGACCGGCGCATGCCTCTCGCGCGCGGGCTTCAACCGCAAGACGGCCTATGCGACCGCAGCGCTGGTGCTGGCCGCCGAGGCGCCTGACATCGACATGCTGTGGGAGGTGCGCGGGCCGGTGGCTACCCTGCAGCACCATCGCGGCATCACGCACACGCTGGTGGCCGCGCCGTTCATGGCGCTGCTGGTGGTGGCCGTCTTCTGGCTGTGGCACCAGTGGCGCGGAAAGCCGGGGAAGGCCGGGCTGGCTCCGCGCTGGGGATGGTTGTGGCTGGGCGCATTCGTGGCAGACCTGAGCCATCTGCTGCTGGACTTCACGAATAACTATGGCCTGCGGCCGTTCTTCCCGTTTGACAAGCACTGGTATGCGTGGAGCATCGTCTCGATTTTTGATCCGTATATTTTTGCGGCGCTGCTGCTGGCCTTGCTGATTCCGGCGCTGCTGAAGCTCACCGATCAGGAGATCGGCGACCGGCGCAAGCGCTTTCGCGGGCGGGGATGGGCGTGGACGGCGCTGATTTTCATGCTGCTCTACTGGGCGGTGCGCAACGGCGAGCACGAGCACGCCCTGGCGCTGCTGAGGAACAACAACGACCTGCCGGTTCCGGTATCGCGCGTGGCGGCCGAGCCGCGGATGTTCGATCCGTTCGTATGGAAGGGGCTGCTGGAAACCAGCGCGGCGTACCGCACGGCGCAGGTGAAGACGCTCGATGACCAGATCACGATAGCGGACGCTCCGGTCTACAAGCCGGCCGAGACGCCGGTGCTGGAGGCGGCGAAGCAGTCGTACCTGGGGCGCGTGTATCTGGACTGGGCGAAGTGGCCGCTGGTGGAGGATATGGGCGAGGTGGCGATTCCGGGTGAGCCTGCGCCGCCGAAGGGGCAGGACTGGCATGCGGTGGAGTTTCGCGACCTGCGCTATACGAGCACGGCGGCGGCGCTGGGCCTGAATGAAGGCGCGGGCGCAGGGCGGCAGGCTCCGCTGAGCGGATGGGTGTATGTGGACGTAACGCACGGCATGCAGCCCGAGGTGGAAGCCATGTACATGGATGGCCGCGAGCAGAAATAG
- the tilS gene encoding tRNA lysidine(34) synthetase TilS: protein MPGDYDNCMAAQLSLDRKPLRAGMRVGVAVSGGADSVALLRALLPVAREMGLVLHVMHVEHGLRGAESEADAAFVAALAQEHELTLHSTRVDTAARVREQKESVEEAARHLRYAYFRELLAQGTVDAVATAHTRDDQAETVVLKLLRGAWTEGLSGIHPVVACERGQIVRPLLGVGRAEIEAYLRELGQPWREDSTNADTKFARNRVRHELLPEMKKMNPKVGTQLGQMAALARDEEAYWQQELERLMPQLLLPGRAVRGGGRAVSTRPEEGSLGMEQERLRALPVALRRRVLREAARQLGAHLEFADVERVMAMLEPEGARREQLTAQLRAERTPRELRLVREPVGAAAKTARLPAVEIPVPGEVVAEAYGLRVVMKRLREDAGAVSAAVLRTPQAGDRVRMRYTAGKKPLKEVFARLKLDAARKPAWPLVEWQGEIVWMQDVVVEPDPGLPFAIEVTQHP from the coding sequence GTGCCCGGCGATTACGATAACTGCATGGCGGCGCAATTGAGTCTGGACCGGAAGCCTCTGCGCGCAGGCATGCGCGTGGGCGTGGCCGTGTCCGGCGGCGCGGACTCCGTGGCGTTGCTGCGCGCTCTGCTGCCGGTGGCCCGGGAGATGGGGCTGGTGCTGCACGTGATGCATGTGGAGCACGGACTGCGCGGCGCCGAGAGCGAGGCCGATGCGGCCTTTGTGGCGGCTCTTGCGCAGGAGCATGAGCTGACATTGCACAGCACGCGCGTAGATACTGCGGCGCGGGTGCGCGAGCAGAAAGAAAGTGTGGAAGAAGCGGCGCGGCATCTGCGCTATGCGTACTTTCGTGAGCTGCTGGCCCAGGGCACGGTGGATGCCGTGGCGACGGCGCACACACGCGACGACCAGGCGGAGACAGTTGTGCTGAAGCTGTTGCGCGGCGCGTGGACCGAGGGCTTGAGCGGGATTCATCCCGTGGTGGCCTGCGAACGCGGGCAGATTGTGCGGCCTTTGCTGGGCGTTGGCCGCGCAGAGATTGAGGCGTATCTGCGCGAGCTGGGGCAGCCGTGGCGCGAAGACAGCACCAATGCAGACACGAAGTTTGCGCGCAATCGCGTGCGGCATGAGCTGCTGCCGGAGATGAAAAAGATGAATCCGAAAGTGGGCACACAACTCGGCCAGATGGCCGCGCTGGCGCGCGACGAAGAGGCGTACTGGCAGCAGGAGCTGGAGCGGCTGATGCCGCAACTGCTGTTGCCGGGCCGTGCAGTGCGCGGCGGTGGGCGCGCAGTTTCGACGCGTCCGGAAGAGGGCAGCCTCGGCATGGAGCAGGAGCGGCTGCGCGCCTTGCCGGTGGCCTTGCGGCGGCGCGTGCTGCGCGAAGCGGCGCGGCAGCTCGGCGCACATCTGGAGTTTGCCGATGTGGAGCGCGTGATGGCCATGCTGGAGCCGGAAGGCGCGCGCCGCGAGCAACTGACGGCGCAGTTGCGTGCCGAGCGAACTCCGCGTGAGCTGCGGCTGGTGCGCGAGCCGGTGGGCGCGGCAGCCAAAACCGCGCGGCTGCCGGCGGTGGAGATTCCGGTGCCCGGCGAGGTGGTGGCCGAAGCGTATGGCCTGCGCGTGGTGATGAAGCGGCTGCGCGAGGATGCGGGCGCGGTGAGTGCGGCCGTGTTGCGCACTCCGCAGGCCGGGGACCGCGTGCGAATGCGCTACACCGCGGGCAAAAAGCCGCTCAAGGAAGTGTTTGCACGGCTGAAGCTCGACGCGGCCCGCAAGCCGGCGTGGCCGCTGGTGGAATGGCAGGGCGAGATTGTGTGGATGCAGGATGTGGTGGTCGAGCCGGACCCGGGATTGCCCTTTGCGATCGAGGTGACGCAGCATCCCTAG
- a CDS encoding GNAT family N-acetyltransferase, which yields MPTTRSATVDDAAQITHHRRRMFVDAGRPDNAVLDRMADAHTPWVARMIEEGKYIGWLTEEEGHVVASAGLLLLDWPPHPLDPVSTQRGYLLNVYVEPAFRRRKLASNLIELALAEARRRKIRVVSLHSTAEGRALYAANGFRPTNEMFFVEPVEG from the coding sequence ATGCCGACCACGCGCTCCGCCACCGTTGACGACGCCGCACAGATCACCCATCATCGCCGCCGCATGTTTGTGGATGCCGGCCGGCCCGACAACGCCGTGCTCGACCGCATGGCCGACGCGCACACGCCATGGGTCGCGCGCATGATCGAAGAGGGCAAATACATCGGCTGGCTCACAGAAGAGGAAGGCCACGTCGTCGCCAGTGCTGGGCTTCTGCTGCTCGACTGGCCGCCGCACCCGCTCGATCCTGTCTCTACGCAGCGCGGCTACCTGCTCAACGTCTATGTGGAGCCGGCTTTCCGCCGCCGCAAGCTGGCCAGCAACCTCATCGAGCTGGCGCTGGCCGAGGCACGCCGCCGCAAGATTCGCGTCGTCTCGCTGCACTCCACCGCCGAGGGCCGGGCGCTCTACGCGGCCAATGGATTTCGCCCCACCAACGAAATGTTTTTTGTGGAGCCGGTCGAAGGCTGA
- a CDS encoding acetate/propionate family kinase translates to MSGRSPQRPGPVAGGPGANGPLVLAINSGSSSLKVGVYCYRDGDVFALLSGSVSGVGRTDGRLKLEDAEGKELLNRQYTLPSQREALGEMMRALAVTAPGEVAAVGHRVVHGGPHLTEHQRITQEVVETLRESVHFAPLHIPPALALIEATEELLPGVPQFACFDTAFHATIPAVAHHYAVPERFYEQGLRRYGFHGLSYESILHRLRAENGGEVPKRIVCAHLGSGASLAAVLEGKSVDTSMGLTPLGGVPMSSRPGDLDPGVVLYLLRAGQFTADALEEVLNHQSGLYALSGGETAMQALVEARAQGGPRATLAVEAFAMSVRKFIGAYAAVLGGVDLLIFSGGIGEHSAEVRGLCCEGLEMLGIHTNDAEGGSGKVRVMQAEEEMQIARHCFRLANLSEEVSTAKEHAAP, encoded by the coding sequence GTGAGCGGCAGATCACCCCAGCGACCTGGACCTGTCGCCGGGGGCCCCGGTGCAAACGGGCCGCTGGTGCTGGCAATCAACAGCGGCTCCTCCTCTTTGAAGGTGGGCGTTTATTGTTACCGTGACGGTGACGTATTCGCTTTGTTGAGCGGATCAGTAAGCGGAGTAGGCCGCACAGATGGACGGCTGAAGCTCGAAGATGCCGAGGGCAAGGAGCTGCTGAACCGGCAGTACACGCTGCCGTCGCAGCGTGAAGCACTGGGCGAGATGATGCGCGCGCTGGCGGTGACGGCTCCTGGCGAAGTTGCCGCCGTGGGGCATCGCGTGGTGCATGGAGGGCCGCACCTGACCGAGCACCAGCGCATTACGCAAGAAGTGGTGGAGACGCTGCGCGAATCTGTGCATTTTGCTCCGCTGCACATTCCGCCTGCGCTCGCCCTGATTGAGGCCACGGAAGAGCTGCTGCCAGGCGTGCCGCAGTTTGCGTGCTTTGATACGGCGTTTCACGCGACGATTCCGGCGGTGGCTCATCACTATGCTGTGCCCGAGCGGTTTTATGAGCAGGGGCTGCGGCGGTATGGATTTCACGGGCTGTCATACGAGTCGATTCTGCACCGGCTGCGCGCGGAGAATGGCGGTGAAGTGCCGAAGCGTATCGTCTGCGCGCATCTGGGCTCAGGCGCGAGCCTGGCTGCGGTGCTGGAAGGCAAGTCAGTGGATACCTCAATGGGACTCACGCCGCTGGGAGGCGTGCCGATGTCGTCGCGGCCCGGCGATCTGGACCCCGGCGTGGTGCTTTATCTGCTGCGGGCCGGGCAGTTCACGGCCGATGCACTCGAAGAGGTGCTGAATCATCAGTCGGGCCTGTATGCACTCTCAGGCGGAGAGACCGCGATGCAGGCGCTGGTGGAGGCGCGCGCGCAGGGTGGTCCGCGTGCGACGCTGGCCGTGGAAGCCTTTGCGATGAGCGTGCGGAAGTTTATTGGCGCGTATGCTGCGGTGCTGGGCGGCGTGGACCTGCTGATCTTCAGCGGCGGCATTGGCGAGCACAGCGCGGAAGTGCGCGGGCTTTGCTGTGAAGGGCTGGAGATGCTGGGAATTCACACGAATGATGCCGAAGGCGGCAGCGGGAAAGTGCGCGTGATGCAGGCTGAGGAAGAGATGCAGATTGCGCGGCACTGCTTCCGGCTGGCGAATTTATCAGAAGAGGTTTCGACGGCGAAAGAACACGCCGCGCCTTAG
- a CDS encoding phosphoketolase family protein, translating to MSKTATNAEPTLKPQELQRMDAYWRACNYLAAGMIYLRENPLLKEPLRPEHIKNRLLGHWGSDPGQSFVWVHLNRLIREQDLNMIYISGPGHGAPATLANCYLEGTYSEIYPDKSHDVEGMRKFFRQFSFPGGIGSHCTPETPGSIHEGGELGYSLSHAFGAAFDHPDLIVNVVVGDGEAETGPMATSWHANKFLNPARDGAVLPILHLNGYKIANPTILARISHEELEALFTGYGWKPYFVEGSEPEQMHQKMAATLDSCVREIKEIQEQARESGKWERPRWPMIVLRSPKGWTGPKEVDGHKVEDFWRAHQVPILGVKENPEHLKMLEAWMRSYEPEKLFDESGRLVAELQELAPKGDRRMSANPHTNGGKLRKPLDLPAFCDFALKFQRPGEMYASSTETLGTYLAEVFRRNPESFRLFGPDETASNKLSGVYEATKKTWEAGYKPEDADGGELAADGRVMEMLSEHTLEGWLEGYLLTGRHGFFATYEAFVHVIDSMFNQHAKWLEKSKKEIRWRAPISSLNLLITSVVWRQDHNGFTHQDPGFLDIVANKSAEVTRIYLPPDANCLLSVADHCLKSTDYVNVIVADKQPHLQFLSADEAIKHCTKGIGIWEWASTDKGCEPDVVIASAGDIATMEALAAAALLREHFPKLKIRFVNVVDLFRLVPEDEHPHGLPERDYDSLFPPDTPVIFNFHGYPQLIHRLTYQRNNHHNLHVHGYRERGNINTPLELAIMNKVDRFHLAMNAIDRVPGLRAIGGHAKNWLFDQVTEHVMYAHEHGIDPEAINEWTWPE from the coding sequence ATGAGCAAGACAGCGACGAATGCCGAACCCACGCTGAAACCACAAGAATTGCAGCGCATGGATGCGTACTGGCGCGCGTGCAACTATCTGGCGGCAGGCATGATTTATCTGCGCGAAAATCCGCTGCTCAAAGAGCCACTGCGGCCGGAGCACATCAAGAATCGCCTGCTGGGCCACTGGGGATCGGACCCCGGTCAGAGCTTTGTGTGGGTGCATCTGAACCGGCTGATTCGCGAGCAGGACCTGAACATGATTTATATCTCGGGGCCGGGCCATGGCGCGCCCGCCACGCTGGCGAACTGCTATCTGGAAGGCACGTATTCAGAGATCTATCCCGACAAGAGCCACGACGTGGAAGGCATGCGGAAGTTCTTCCGGCAGTTTTCATTCCCGGGCGGCATCGGCAGCCATTGCACGCCTGAGACACCGGGATCGATTCATGAAGGCGGCGAGCTGGGCTACAGCCTTTCGCATGCCTTTGGCGCGGCGTTTGATCATCCTGACCTGATTGTGAACGTGGTGGTGGGTGACGGCGAGGCCGAGACCGGGCCCATGGCAACGTCGTGGCATGCGAACAAGTTTCTGAATCCGGCGCGGGATGGCGCGGTGCTGCCTATTTTGCACTTGAACGGTTACAAAATCGCGAACCCCACGATTCTGGCACGCATCTCGCATGAAGAGCTGGAGGCGCTGTTCACCGGATATGGATGGAAGCCCTATTTTGTGGAGGGCAGCGAGCCGGAGCAGATGCACCAGAAGATGGCCGCGACACTCGATTCCTGCGTGCGCGAGATCAAGGAGATTCAAGAGCAGGCGCGCGAGAGCGGGAAGTGGGAGCGGCCGCGGTGGCCGATGATTGTGCTGCGTTCGCCGAAGGGATGGACCGGCCCGAAGGAAGTGGATGGGCACAAGGTGGAGGACTTCTGGCGCGCGCACCAGGTGCCAATTCTGGGCGTCAAGGAAAACCCCGAACACCTGAAGATGCTGGAAGCGTGGATGCGCAGCTATGAGCCGGAGAAGCTCTTTGACGAGAGCGGACGGCTGGTGGCCGAGTTGCAGGAACTTGCGCCGAAGGGCGACCGGCGCATGAGCGCGAATCCGCACACGAATGGCGGCAAGCTGCGCAAGCCGCTCGACCTGCCGGCATTCTGTGATTTTGCGCTGAAGTTTCAGCGGCCCGGCGAGATGTATGCCAGCTCGACGGAGACGCTGGGCACCTACCTGGCGGAAGTGTTTCGCCGGAACCCAGAGAGCTTTCGGCTGTTTGGGCCCGATGAGACGGCCTCAAACAAGTTGAGCGGCGTGTATGAAGCCACCAAGAAAACATGGGAGGCCGGGTACAAGCCCGAAGATGCCGATGGTGGCGAGCTGGCGGCGGATGGCCGCGTGATGGAGATGCTGAGCGAGCACACGCTCGAAGGCTGGCTGGAAGGCTATCTGTTAACAGGGCGGCACGGGTTTTTTGCGACATACGAAGCCTTTGTGCATGTGATTGACTCGATGTTTAACCAGCATGCGAAATGGCTGGAGAAATCGAAGAAGGAGATTCGCTGGCGCGCGCCCATCTCGTCACTGAATTTGCTGATTACATCCGTGGTGTGGCGGCAGGATCATAACGGATTCACACACCAGGACCCGGGCTTTCTGGACATTGTGGCGAACAAGAGCGCGGAGGTCACGCGCATTTATCTGCCGCCCGATGCAAACTGCCTGTTGAGCGTGGCGGACCACTGCCTGAAGAGCACCGATTACGTAAACGTGATTGTGGCCGACAAGCAGCCGCACCTGCAGTTTTTGAGCGCCGATGAAGCCATCAAGCATTGCACCAAAGGCATCGGCATCTGGGAGTGGGCGAGCACAGACAAGGGCTGCGAACCGGATGTGGTGATCGCCAGCGCGGGTGACATTGCCACGATGGAAGCACTGGCCGCCGCAGCGCTGCTGCGCGAGCATTTCCCCAAGCTGAAGATCCGTTTTGTGAACGTGGTGGATCTGTTCCGGCTGGTGCCGGAGGATGAGCACCCGCACGGGCTGCCGGAGCGGGACTATGATTCGCTGTTTCCTCCGGATACGCCGGTGATCTTCAACTTCCACGGATATCCGCAGCTCATTCACCGGCTCACCTACCAGCGCAACAACCACCACAACCTGCATGTGCATGGATATCGCGAGCGCGGCAACATCAATACACCTCTGGAGTTGGCCATCATGAACAAGGTGGACCGCTTCCATCTGGCGATGAATGCGATTGACCGCGTGCCGGGGTTGCGTGCAATTGGGGGCCATGCAAAGAACTGGCTCTTTGACCAGGTGACCGAGCATGTGATGTATGCGCATGAGCATGGCATTGATCCGGAGGCGATCAACGAATGGACATGGCCCGAGTGA